A genomic stretch from Podospora pseudoanserina strain CBS 124.78 chromosome 3, whole genome shotgun sequence includes:
- a CDS encoding hypothetical protein (EggNog:ENOG503P4TP) has protein sequence MRGQGLWECTSCVVLTFSALLGQDVLVSASHMGRNPLQQIQQLQQQRRDADVVHRVPKAQITPPPVVRGDVLRRLEGATCATEHHMCPPEMNGGCCPDRYACAFDSCYATTAGPTTACGKANYFVCADSALGGCCPVGYICGERKCEPPADASAQETNCPASYTLCPASASFGCCKEGYACAINGCYKTEPYGTTVVRTFTSTSSGSVLLTTATITSTATPSAPVGVPASENAKTVVKFIPTSVPKIAAIQPTEPASGGGLSGGAIGGIVAGIVILLVVVVAAAFFIIRRVNKVRDEIVESKKGGSDMPKSHSKTASQVHQMEVDGGQLHYNPPYEDDIGIDSLIQSNTSAAGTPAPFYDPNSNNRGRSESNPAGGFTPSPNMFPTYDEPNRSRHASPEPDPGWFDSGNVPPGAGVQNNQPMRPAPIRQSSGSQGDAYSNYQYTQYTPYSHNRNQSDASELSADGGSDRGGASPHIIPELAASGGFAAELPGQHGVRSRSSSNTSARGQYRNHPMHHSRQRSDSNMSDGQQGVPQGGAQGLGLSPLDEEGTDIHGYYGRRDQQAGQTAAGLGEVEWDMSSPVDPGYVPRPYPKDQPGGGR, from the exons ATGCGCGGCCAAGGCCTTTGGGAGTGCACCTCTTGTGTGGTACTGACCTTTTCGGCGCTGCTGGGGCAGGATGTTCTGGTCTCAGCGTCACACATGGGGAGAAACCCACTGCAGCAGATCCAACAATTGCAACAGCAGAGGAGGGATGCCGATGTCGTTCACAGGGTTCCAAAGGCCCAAATTACACCCCCACCGGTGGTGCGAGGCGATGTGTTACGGAGGCTGGAGGGTGCGACTTGCGCCACAGAACACCATATGTGCCCCCCGGAGATGAATGGCGGCTGCTGTCCAGATCGATATGCGTGTGCATTTGACTCGTGTTATGCGACTACGGCTGGGCCCACGACGGCATGTGGGAAGGCAAATTATTTTGTGTGTGCTGATTCTGCAC TTGGGGGATGCTGTCCAGTTGGATATATCTGCGGAGAAAGAAAATGCGAGCCACCTGCTGACGCCAGCGCTCAAGAGACCAACTGTCCAGCAAGCTACACCTTGTGCCCAGCAAGTGCCAGTTTTGGGTGTTGCAAAGAAGGCTACGCATGTGCAATCAATGGCTGTTACAAGACCGAACCGTACGGTACGACTGTCGTCCGAACATTTACATCGACTTCCAGCGGATCAGTCCTCCTCACGACTGCGACTATCACCAGTACTGCCACACCATCAGCTCCGGTAGGTGTGCCTGCCTCGGAAAATGCCAAGACAGTGGTCAAGTTCATCCCAACCTCGGTCCCCAAGATTGCGGCGATTCAGCCAACCGAGCCGGCGAGTGGCGGTGGGCTCAGCGGAGGGGCCATCGGTGGTATTGTGGCCGGGATAGTGATCTTgcttgtcgtcgttgttgccGCCGCATTCTTCATCATCCGACGTGTGAACAAGGTCCGTGATGAGATCGTCGAGTCAAAGAAGGGGGGATCAGACATGCCAAAGTCGCATTCCAAAACTGCATCGCAAGTCCATCAGATGGAAGTGGACGGTGGCCAGCTCCACTACAACCCTCCCTATGAAGACGACATTGGTATTGATTCACTTATACAAAGCAACACCTCTGCAGCTGGCACGCCTGCACCTTTCTAtgaccccaacagcaacaaccgcgGACGGTCCGAATCCAACCCCGCAGGAGGCTTcacaccctctcccaacaTGTTCCCCACCTACGATGAACCCAACCGCTCCCGCCATGCCAGTCCGGAGCCCGACCCTGGATGGTTCGACAGTGGCAATGTGCCCCCAGGCGCAGGTGTTCAGAATAACCAACCCATGAGGCCGGCACCTATCCGGCAAAGCAGTGGTTCTCAAGGGGACGCCTACAGCAACTACCAATATACGCAGTACACGCCTTATTCACACAATCGCAACCAATCCGACGCCTCGGAGCTCTCAGCCGACGGCGGCTCTGACCGCGGTGGTGCTTCTCCTCATATCATCCCTGAGCTCGCCGCGTCTGGCGGATTTGCTGCGGAACTACCCGGCCAGCACGGAGTGAGGAGCAGGTCAAGCAGCAATACTAGCGCGAGGGGACAATATCGGAATCATCCTATGCACCACTCCAGACAACGGAGCGACAGCAACATGAGTGATGGGCAACAGGGGGTGCCACAAGGTGGGGCGCAAGGGCTAGGACTGAGCCCGCTCGACGAAGAGGGAACTGATATACATGGATACTATGGACGAAGAGACCAACAGGCTGGACAAACAGCAGCCGGGCTAGGCGAGGTGGAATGGGATATGAGTAGTCCGGTCGACCCGGGCTATGTTCCAAGACCATACCCCAAGGATCAGCCCGGTGGCGGCAGGTAG